One Nitrospina watsonii DNA segment encodes these proteins:
- a CDS encoding sucrose synthase, producing the protein MHDPSFLTALLKDAEVRCFREFIYELDHESQKHFLRNDIVLKSEAYLRQKRQAHPDLGDFRNFEQFLSRTQEMLLLDQYAILLYRAKVGEYRFYRFHKNEETVDELTPEEFLDYREVVAGYPHEPVEKKLEINFGPFYSLGPVIRDHRKIGAGQRFLNSFMAGKLQGEWNTWQAHLCDFLKIHSINGEQILVDGQIIQNPHQLFEALQKAISYLEMQPADDLIQDAKSFLRGLGLRDGFGDTVGRVLSTLQLLANLQEEPRAENLEAFISAIPMVSRVAVISPHGWFGQENVLGRPDTGGQIVYILDQVKALEKYLSASLTASGLSVQPKIVVVTRLIPENEGTTCDHRLEKIHGTQNCWILRVPFKDANQNIVPHWISRFHVWPYLEQFALDAKHELLTELEGNPDLIVGNYSDGNLVASLLASWLQVIQCNIAHALEKPKYLFSALYWKDLEADYNFSLQFTADLIAMNKADIIISSTSQEIAGTETSMGQYESYRLFSMPGLYKVSNGIHLHHPKFNVVSPGVDESLYFPYMQTERRLENQTREVTGRLFAQAGAHCYGELKDPDKPSIFTMARLDKIKNLTGLMEAFGQSPELQERANLIVVTRSIREEGVVDEEELHQLKRMYELITQYDLYHNIRWVENSSRRDGAEMYRIVGDRGGVFVQPALFEAFGLTVLEGMASGLPVFATQFGGPLEIIQNGKNGFLINPTQPDLISEPILNFLSRAADDASHWQSISEAAIARVKEAYTWELYSDKLLKFAKLYGFWNYSELSEEKKELDQYCNLLFHLLYKKRAGRLLKS; encoded by the coding sequence TTGCACGATCCGAGTTTTCTGACAGCCTTGCTGAAGGATGCCGAGGTTCGGTGTTTCCGCGAGTTCATTTATGAACTGGATCACGAATCGCAAAAGCATTTTCTGCGTAACGACATCGTTCTCAAGTCGGAAGCCTATCTCAGGCAGAAGCGGCAGGCGCATCCGGATCTCGGAGATTTCAGAAACTTCGAACAATTCCTCTCCCGCACGCAGGAAATGCTGCTGCTGGATCAGTACGCGATTCTGCTTTACCGCGCCAAGGTTGGCGAGTACCGGTTCTACCGGTTTCATAAAAATGAAGAGACGGTGGACGAACTGACGCCGGAAGAGTTTCTGGATTACCGGGAAGTGGTTGCGGGGTACCCGCACGAGCCGGTCGAAAAAAAACTGGAAATCAATTTCGGCCCGTTTTACAGCCTGGGCCCCGTGATCCGCGATCATCGCAAAATCGGAGCGGGACAACGTTTCCTGAACAGCTTCATGGCGGGCAAACTGCAAGGCGAATGGAACACGTGGCAGGCGCACCTTTGCGACTTCCTCAAAATCCACAGCATCAACGGCGAGCAGATTCTGGTGGACGGACAGATCATCCAGAATCCGCATCAGTTGTTCGAAGCTCTGCAGAAAGCCATCAGTTACCTGGAAATGCAACCGGCGGATGACCTCATTCAGGACGCCAAAAGTTTTTTGCGTGGGCTGGGACTGCGCGACGGATTCGGCGATACGGTGGGGCGGGTATTGAGCACGTTGCAACTGTTGGCCAACCTTCAGGAAGAACCGCGTGCCGAAAACCTGGAGGCGTTCATCAGCGCCATTCCGATGGTGAGCCGCGTTGCGGTCATTTCACCGCACGGTTGGTTTGGTCAGGAAAACGTGCTGGGCCGGCCGGACACGGGCGGACAGATCGTGTACATCCTCGATCAGGTCAAGGCGCTCGAAAAATATCTGAGTGCGTCGCTGACGGCATCCGGCCTGTCGGTACAACCCAAGATTGTCGTCGTCACCCGCCTGATACCGGAAAACGAGGGAACCACCTGCGATCACCGTCTGGAGAAAATACACGGCACGCAGAACTGCTGGATCCTGCGCGTGCCGTTCAAGGATGCCAACCAGAACATCGTGCCGCACTGGATTTCGCGTTTTCACGTCTGGCCGTATCTGGAGCAGTTCGCGCTCGATGCGAAGCACGAGCTGCTCACCGAACTGGAAGGCAACCCCGATCTCATCGTCGGCAATTACTCCGACGGCAACCTGGTGGCGTCGCTGCTCGCGTCGTGGTTGCAGGTCATCCAGTGCAACATCGCGCACGCGCTGGAGAAACCGAAGTACCTGTTCTCTGCGCTGTACTGGAAGGACCTCGAGGCGGATTACAATTTTTCGCTGCAATTCACCGCTGACCTGATCGCGATGAACAAGGCGGACATCATCATCTCCAGCACGTCGCAGGAGATCGCAGGCACCGAAACCAGCATGGGGCAGTACGAATCGTATCGCCTGTTTTCCATGCCCGGACTGTACAAGGTGAGCAACGGCATTCACCTGCACCACCCCAAGTTCAACGTGGTGTCGCCGGGCGTGGACGAATCACTGTACTTCCCGTACATGCAAACGGAGCGGCGCCTCGAAAACCAGACGCGGGAAGTGACCGGCAGGCTGTTCGCGCAAGCCGGCGCGCATTGCTATGGAGAGTTGAAAGACCCGGACAAGCCGTCCATTTTCACCATGGCGCGTCTCGACAAGATCAAAAACCTGACGGGACTGATGGAGGCGTTCGGGCAAAGCCCGGAGTTGCAGGAGCGGGCGAACCTGATTGTGGTCACGCGTTCCATTCGCGAGGAAGGCGTGGTGGATGAGGAGGAGCTGCATCAACTCAAACGCATGTATGAGTTGATCACCCAATACGATCTGTATCACAATATCCGGTGGGTGGAAAACTCGTCGCGCCGGGATGGGGCGGAGATGTACCGCATTGTCGGCGACCGCGGCGGCGTGTTCGTGCAACCGGCGTTGTTCGAGGCGTTCGGGCTGACGGTGCTGGAAGGCATGGCCAGCGGCCTGCCAGTGTTTGCCACCCAGTTTGGCGGTCCCTTGGAAATCATCCAGAATGGAAAAAACGGGTTTCTCATCAACCCCACCCAGCCGGATCTCATCAGCGAACCGATTTTAAACTTCCTGTCACGTGCCGCGGACGATGCATCCCATTGGCAATCCATTTCAGAAGCGGCGATTGCCCGCGTGAAGGAGGCTTATACCTGGGAATTGTATTCGGACAAACTGCTCAAGTTCGCCAAGCTGTATGGCTTCTGGAATTATTCGGAGTTGTCGGAGGAAAAAAAGGAGTTGGACCAGTACTGCAATCTGCTGTTTCACCTGCTCTACAAAAAAAGGGCGGGGCGGTTGTTGAAATCCTGA
- a CDS encoding SH3 domain-containing protein — translation MHRLKLPLVSLLMFALTFVSLSMPASEAQALCVNVKQANLRKGPGLNYEKLWEVFKYMPFQQLAKKGEWLRVQDVDGDIYWIHERLTTKEFKCAVIKQNKTNMRTGPGTNHSRVPWSPVDKYFSVKVLKVENNWVHILDAVGDKAWVYQPLVWIR, via the coding sequence ATGCATCGTCTTAAATTGCCTCTGGTCTCTCTGCTGATGTTCGCACTGACTTTCGTTTCTCTTTCCATGCCAGCCAGCGAAGCGCAGGCGCTGTGCGTCAATGTAAAACAGGCCAACCTGCGCAAAGGTCCCGGCTTGAACTACGAAAAACTCTGGGAAGTGTTCAAGTACATGCCGTTCCAGCAACTCGCCAAAAAAGGGGAATGGTTGCGCGTGCAGGATGTGGACGGAGACATCTACTGGATTCACGAGCGGCTGACTACTAAAGAATTCAAGTGTGCCGTCATCAAGCAGAATAAAACCAACATGCGCACCGGCCCCGGCACCAATCATTCCCGCGTGCCCTGGAGCCCGGTGGACAAATATTTTTCCGTCAAGGTGCTGAAGGTCGAAAACAACTGGGTGCACATTCTCGATGCGGTGGGCGACAAAGCCTGGGTTTACCAGCCACTGGTCTGGATTCGGTGA
- a CDS encoding J domain-containing protein yields MTEKNFYEILDVAPNATYAEIKKAYRALAKQHHPDANPDSREGQHERFAAISEAYRVLSNLKKRKDYDNRLFNTPPHSTPQGARPFYRPHYSGYPYFQFDFITPFIHSFFVGDLAAAPDPRERMRRLFLNPKIFMMAVFGALYFFKFFTAMAGEVTDKNIEKKLFQTQSYYLSVKNDAGTVKQKRVKPDLYAHVQTGDRIEKDLFSFTYRVNNEIVSFWSLPRFLLQVGLIHLVLSGGLYWLERGRR; encoded by the coding sequence ATGACTGAAAAAAACTTTTACGAAATTTTGGACGTCGCCCCCAATGCCACGTATGCGGAAATCAAAAAAGCCTACCGCGCGCTGGCAAAGCAACACCACCCCGACGCCAACCCCGACAGCCGCGAAGGACAGCATGAGCGTTTCGCTGCAATCAGTGAGGCCTACCGGGTGCTGTCCAATCTGAAAAAGCGAAAAGACTACGACAACCGCCTGTTCAACACACCACCACACTCCACCCCACAGGGCGCACGGCCGTTTTATCGACCGCACTATTCCGGTTATCCCTATTTTCAATTCGACTTCATCACCCCGTTCATCCATTCCTTTTTTGTCGGCGATCTCGCCGCCGCGCCCGACCCCAGGGAACGCATGCGGCGTCTGTTTCTCAATCCAAAAATTTTCATGATGGCGGTATTCGGAGCTTTGTATTTTTTTAAATTTTTTACGGCGATGGCGGGCGAGGTCACGGACAAGAACATCGAGAAAAAACTGTTTCAAACGCAATCCTATTACCTGTCGGTTAAAAACGATGCGGGCACCGTCAAACAAAAGCGCGTGAAGCCGGACCTGTACGCGCACGTCCAAACCGGAGACCGCATCGAAAAGGACCTGTTCTCGTTCACCTACCGCGTGAACAATGAAATCGTTTCGTTCTGGAGCCTGCCGCGGTTTCTCCTGCAGGTGGGGCTGATCCACCTCGTGCTGTCCGGAGGCCTCTATTGGCTGGAACGGGGGCGGCGTTGA
- a CDS encoding DedA family protein has translation MSPEAIEGLVADYGYGIVLVGTYFDHYGIPLFLVFGGIAASKDVLNVYGVLLCGFAGGWIADLFLYFLGHKTGLAYWMQFAWVRKMETALTTTHRMFQTRPALVVILGRFLFAVSKIIPPFAGMIHYDVRRYVLYSFVGNVLFSLAYTGASFYAGPFLLAALEDLEWSNVALTLGFVIALYWIAQRALDPSRRS, from the coding sequence ATGTCTCCCGAGGCCATTGAAGGTCTGGTCGCAGACTACGGCTATGGCATTGTCCTTGTCGGCACTTACTTCGATCATTACGGCATTCCCCTGTTTCTGGTGTTCGGCGGCATCGCCGCCTCCAAGGACGTCCTGAATGTGTACGGCGTGCTGTTGTGCGGTTTCGCCGGAGGTTGGATTGCCGACCTGTTTCTGTATTTCCTCGGCCACAAAACCGGCCTCGCTTACTGGATGCAGTTTGCCTGGGTGCGCAAAATGGAAACCGCCCTCACCACCACGCACCGCATGTTCCAGACGCGTCCGGCGCTGGTGGTGATCCTCGGCCGCTTCCTGTTTGCGGTGTCAAAAATCATCCCCCCTTTCGCCGGGATGATCCATTACGACGTGCGCCGTTATGTGCTGTATTCTTTTGTGGGCAACGTTTTATTTTCGCTGGCCTACACCGGGGCGAGTTTTTATGCGGGTCCGTTCCTCCTCGCCGCGTTGGAAGACCTGGAATGGAGCAACGTGGCCCTCACCCTCGGTTTCGTCATCGCGCTGTATTGGATAGCGCAGAGGGCCCTCGACCCGTCGCGCCGCTCCTGA
- a CDS encoding zinc-ribbon domain-containing protein, producing the protein MFCPNCGAENSEQANFCTRCGTQIVDNPELRAPQQYQQPGPPQQQNPQMPPGYYERPDLKSTFVNSATSGAGAYAGCCCMNAISNLLCDACE; encoded by the coding sequence ATGTTTTGCCCCAACTGTGGAGCGGAGAACTCGGAGCAGGCCAACTTCTGCACGCGCTGCGGCACGCAGATCGTGGACAATCCGGAACTCCGCGCGCCGCAGCAGTACCAGCAGCCCGGTCCACCGCAGCAACAGAACCCGCAGATGCCTCCGGGTTACTACGAGCGACCGGACCTGAAAAGCACCTTCGTCAACAGCGCCACTTCCGGCGCAGGAGCCTATGCCGGGTGTTGCTGCATGAACGCCATTTCCAACCTGCTGTGCGACGCCTGTGAATAA
- a CDS encoding DUF5685 family protein — protein MLGLIKPYKMELLVKDCTYYKLYYCSVCRHLVRNHSRAYAFINSYEGTLLAMIFNEMVVQDIEAVKDRCSGLPMVKVAALPPDHEAVQLGAAVSLLAFVIKSQDNLEDESGFWLRQYNGWIQRRLLRTFRKQRRLYDRFRIDLEYVEAEIQALHRLEQDAAVRDLDRFLDQWGAVFAHIMTQAFLDRIAKDRFEALYAFFHELGRVINLLDAMTDLHADHAAGRFNPILRAEPDLNLTDENCLQATYNKYLEKIQAGRDTLLDRLPALELRDSWPLVQNILSHSLDRESRKAFEAMVLQRPVTEKMFFNCKDF, from the coding sequence ATGCTGGGACTGATCAAACCCTACAAAATGGAACTGCTGGTCAAGGACTGCACGTACTACAAGCTGTACTATTGTAGTGTCTGCCGCCACCTGGTGCGCAACCATTCGCGGGCGTACGCCTTCATCAACAGTTACGAAGGCACGCTGCTGGCCATGATCTTCAATGAAATGGTAGTGCAAGACATCGAGGCGGTCAAGGACCGCTGCTCGGGGTTGCCGATGGTGAAAGTCGCCGCCCTGCCGCCGGATCACGAAGCCGTGCAATTGGGTGCAGCGGTGTCGCTGTTGGCGTTCGTCATCAAGTCGCAGGACAACCTTGAGGACGAGTCGGGGTTCTGGCTGCGGCAGTACAACGGCTGGATCCAGCGCCGCCTTCTCCGTACCTTCCGCAAACAACGCCGGCTGTACGACCGCTTTCGCATCGACCTCGAATACGTCGAGGCGGAAATCCAGGCCCTGCACCGGCTGGAACAGGATGCGGCGGTGCGCGACCTCGACCGCTTTCTCGACCAGTGGGGGGCGGTGTTCGCCCACATCATGACGCAGGCATTTCTGGACAGGATCGCCAAGGACCGCTTTGAGGCGCTGTACGCGTTCTTCCACGAGCTGGGCCGCGTCATCAACCTGCTCGACGCCATGACCGATCTGCATGCGGACCACGCGGCGGGCCGGTTCAATCCGATTCTGCGCGCCGAACCGGATCTGAATTTAACCGATGAAAATTGCCTGCAGGCAACCTATAATAAGTACCTTGAAAAAATCCAGGCGGGACGCGACACGTTGCTCGACCGGTTGCCGGCGCTGGAGCTTCGCGATTCCTGGCCGCTGGTGCAGAATATTCTCAGCCACAGCCTCGACCGGGAAAGCCGCAAGGCCTTCGAGGCGATGGTGCTGCAACGCCCCGTTACCGAAAAGATGTTTTTCAACTGCAAGGATTTTTAA